Part of the Paenibacillus sp. FSL R7-0273 genome is shown below.
GGGTACAGCGAGGAACGGAACGTGGCAGAGGGCTATTTAACGTATTCATTACAGTTGTTGTGGTATATGGAAAGCACATGGTGGATTCATGCTAATATGGATCAGCATAGTGTACCGCCAACCCGCTTCGCTAAGGAAATGATTTGGCTTGCTGAAAACCAAAAAAACATACCTGCTTTATTAGGAAATATGTAGTCAATTAAAAAATAAAGAGCATTCAGGTTAATGAAACCCCGCAGTTATTCTGGCGTATGACCCTTAATTATATTTTTCCAACACGGCTCATGCGGAGGTGAACTTGACTGGAGCATTTTTATGACCTGTTTCAACTGGCACTCTCGATCGCCCTCTTCTCTTCCTTAGTATTACTTCCATTCACCTACTATTGTTCACCTAAGATACACCGGGATCATGAAATGGCTGCAGCCGGTTCAGCCTGGTATGTGGCCGACAGACTAACGCAGGTGAGTGGTATTCAGCGGTGGATCGTCCGTATCGCCCGGCGTAGAGAAGCACCGGCTGAAGAAGACCACCGTCCTTCCCCATATTGATATCCATACATTCAATTAGGGAGGACAACAATGAAAAAGATTCGTTTGCTCCAAAAATGGGCCAAGCCCCTTCTCGTCCTGCTGACCGGGCTGATTCCGGTCCTTGTGCTCAGCGGGTGTTCAGCAGCATCCCCAACAGATCCGATTCATGCTGATTCGGCAGGAATATTTGATCACTTTTTGATTTATCCCTTTTCGCTCATGATCAAATTCTTCGCGGATGCCTTTCACGGAAACTACGGACTATCGATCGTGCTGATGACCCTGATCATCAGGCTTGCGATTATGCCGCTCATGATGAACCAAACTAAAAAACAGACGAACATGAAAGAAAAGATGGCCGTGCTGCAGCCGGAATTAACTGCACTCAATGAAAAGTATAAGAACGATAGCAGTGCGGATGCAAAAAAACAACAGCAAGCCGAGATGCTGCAGCTGTACCAGAAGCATCAATTTAATCCCCTGGGCATGGGATGTTTACCGATGCTGCTCCAATGGCCGATCACGCTCGCATTCTATTACGCCATCCGCCGTACCCCGGAGATTGCAGCCCACGATTTTTTGTGGTTCAACCTGGGGACAGCCGATATGATTCTGCCGCTGATTGCCGCTGCTGTGTATTACATTCAGTTCCGGGTTGCTCAATCCGCTTCAGCGCAGCCTCAGCAAAATCAAAATAGCCAAATGGCGTTCCTCGGATTGCTGTCACCGGTCATGATGGGTGTATTTTCTTATCAGATGCCCGCCGCTTTACCATTGTATTGGGCAGTTGGCGGCATATTCATTATCGTGCAGACGATTATACTTAATAAAATGTATACTAAGCCTAATGTAGCGAAACAGAATCTAAGTTAACGGCTTTTCACGCTGAATTCTCAGACTGGCTCCATACAAAAGCGGCTGTCCGGACATCCTTTTCATGTCTCCGGCAGCCGCTGTTTTCTTTTTAAAATGTATTATTCAGTAGTAAACTTTATCTCGTAGCTGCCCTTCGCGCTTTTTCCGGTGATAATAAACTTGTAGGCTCCATCCTTGTCTGCCTCAATCCTTTCACTTCCTGCTTCACCCGTATTGAAGTCCTTAACCAGCTCACCATCGGGATCGTATAGCTCTATCGTCAGCTCTCCCTTTTCCACCTTGGACTTATAATCAACAGCAAGCGTCTCCCCGCTTTTGAGCTTAACCTTCTTATCGTCCGTACCGCTGAACAGCTTATAGGAGGCCTTAACTTTAGAGCCGGATTCAGAACCTACGAACATTAGCTTTTTATCACAGGCGGTCAGCAGCATTGCCAGCACCAGCATCAGCATTACCGGCACAATCCATTTTTTCTTCATCTCTTGACACTCCTTATGGGTGGATTAAGTTGCCGCAGTGAGGGCACTGCACGGGGTTATTGCCCGGATCAGCCGCCGCAGGAGTATGCTGCTGTCTGCGGGCAAATAAATATAGAAGAAGTCCAATAAAGTTGGGAATATAAATGACGGCCAGCATCCACAGCCATGGATTCATTTTTCTCCTGGAAGCATCTTTATAGATGAACACTGCAATAAGCACATTCAAGGCTATATACAGCAGCATAAGCCCTGCAATCACCGTGAGCCAGCCATAGTCATCCTCAAATACCTCTTGTATTGAAGGAGCCATTACAATGAAAACTGCCCCAAATCCCAATACGACAATCGTTGTAAACGCCCAAAAAATAAACCTTTCAAGCCCTGCCCGTTTCTTCATAGTACTCCCTTCTGAAAAAGATATAGTCCGCATAATCTAATTCACCGAAGCCTCCAAAGAGCCACCGGAAACGTTGTAAACCAAGAGGATTGCTGCAATGACCTCAAATAAGGCAAACACCAGCAATATAACTATTTTCCAGAAAACAAAGAGCGGGCTGGCCAGCAGAAACACTCCCAGAATAAGCGCAACAATGATATTCAGTGCAGCTGCGCTGATTAAAATACCGATGGGCTGGCTGTCATTGATTCTCCGGAGTGTGCCGGCAACCAGCTGAGCCGGTGCGGCTACAGGTGCGTTGAAGTATTCTTTTAACAGCTGCTCATTTTCCATTGGCTCATTCATACACTCGCTCCCCCATTGCTGCTTTCAGCAGTTTTTTCCCTTGATTCAGTCTGGACTTCACGGTCCCCAGCGGCACATCAAGCACCTCTCCGATACTTTCATAGCTGAATTCTTCATAATAAAACAAAATTAACGGGGCAAGATAACGCTTGGGTAGCGTACGCAGGCATTGCTCAAGGTACAGAACCTCTTCTTTTTTTACGAGAAAATCTTCTGTTAACGGTGAGGCATCTCTGGGTTCCTTCATTCTGCTGTTGTCGTCCATCCAGGCCAGCGTCAGGCGTTCACGCAGCTTTTTCCATTTCCGGTACCGGTCCTTATGGATATTGACGGCCACCTGAAACAGCCAGGCTTTGAACGGCCGCTCCGGATCGTACTTCTCCAGCTTGCGGAGCACACGTACCCATACCTCCTGAAATAAATCCTCTGCCTCCTGCCGGTCCAGAGAAAGGTGACAGCAAAACCGGAATAAATCATCCCTGTACCGGTCAATTAATTGTGCGAGCGCCGCCTGCTGTCCAGATCTATAGCTATCTACAAGCTGTCTGTCGCTAATCATTCTCCCCCTCCGTCTGCTCTGTCATCTTACATTACGAATCATCAGGAGACTTTGTTCGAAATTTCACAAGAAAAGTTGTGTGCTTAGACAGCACGCTCTCTTATGGTGCATTGTTCATACATTCTACACAATTGCCGGGGCCGTTGCAGGGTAATTTATTATGGAGTCTATTCTGTGTTGTACTCTCTTCTTATGAACGACTTGTGAACTTGAGAATGTGCGCTTGACAAATAATAATTTCTAGATGATAATAATTATCAATAAAGAAATGCTATTCAATAGCAAATCAAAAAAGCCGCATTTATGCAGGCACACCTTAGGAGGAAAATTAATATGTCCCTGATTGGAAAAGAAGTACTGCCGTTCAAAGCATCTGCCTACCACAATGGAAGCTTCATCGATGTGTCCGAAGCTGATTTCAAAGGTAAATGGAGCGTAGTTTGCTTCTACCCTGCAGATT
Proteins encoded:
- the yidC gene encoding membrane protein insertase YidC, which produces MKKIRLLQKWAKPLLVLLTGLIPVLVLSGCSAASPTDPIHADSAGIFDHFLIYPFSLMIKFFADAFHGNYGLSIVLMTLIIRLAIMPLMMNQTKKQTNMKEKMAVLQPELTALNEKYKNDSSADAKKQQQAEMLQLYQKHQFNPLGMGCLPMLLQWPITLAFYYAIRRTPEIAAHDFLWFNLGTADMILPLIAAAVYYIQFRVAQSASAQPQQNQNSQMAFLGLLSPVMMGVFSYQMPAALPLYWAVGGIFIIVQTIILNKMYTKPNVAKQNLS
- a CDS encoding PLDc N-terminal domain-containing protein yields the protein MKKRAGLERFIFWAFTTIVVLGFGAVFIVMAPSIQEVFEDDYGWLTVIAGLMLLYIALNVLIAVFIYKDASRRKMNPWLWMLAVIYIPNFIGLLLYLFARRQQHTPAAADPGNNPVQCPHCGNLIHP
- a CDS encoding RNA polymerase sigma factor, producing MISDRQLVDSYRSGQQAALAQLIDRYRDDLFRFCCHLSLDRQEAEDLFQEVWVRVLRKLEKYDPERPFKAWLFQVAVNIHKDRYRKWKKLRERLTLAWMDDNSRMKEPRDASPLTEDFLVKKEEVLYLEQCLRTLPKRYLAPLILFYYEEFSYESIGEVLDVPLGTVKSRLNQGKKLLKAAMGERVYE